The following coding sequences lie in one Caproicibacterium argilliputei genomic window:
- a CDS encoding MATE family efflux transporter, producing the protein MKLKFLKQSAEQRREMILNGSIPRSLFMLALPTLMMGVVQSMMPLTDGLFINNVAGTLVASAVTYCQPILNMAVALSQGLGAAAMAMIGQTNGRGETEEAKHISTQVMVFAFVLGLCLVPVLVLVSFPVSAHVTPEISRNVFLYIALNAAVLPFSFLESIYNAIKNSSGKPEATLVRMLMMLTLKILFNCIFIVWLRLGIVGCVLASLGANVIVSVWMYFELFVLKSEDKLELHGFHFDRGILRQLIHIGIPSMISSVMLQIGFFLINNEVQKYGAVVLNGQGIANNITNICFNLPSAFGAAVTTMVSMNIGAGQAKHARRCMWVGCLFSMITAVLIIAIVVPLSPYLTVLFTREKEVLFIANHALHIYTYSVVGFGVCMVEQGAFIGLGRTKVPMVIGFLRIWALRYVFILCTESVLSFYSVFWGNLFSNYVAAVISTLLIMHVEWKSMLDDGSAPPRRHRSLLHLPKH; encoded by the coding sequence TTGAAATTAAAGTTCCTAAAGCAAAGTGCGGAGCAGCGGCGGGAGATGATTCTCAACGGCAGCATTCCGCGTTCCCTATTTATGTTGGCATTGCCGACTTTGATGATGGGCGTGGTGCAGTCGATGATGCCGCTGACCGACGGTCTGTTTATCAACAATGTGGCAGGCACACTGGTGGCAAGTGCGGTGACGTACTGCCAGCCGATTCTCAATATGGCGGTTGCGCTGTCGCAGGGGCTTGGCGCGGCAGCTATGGCGATGATTGGCCAGACAAACGGTCGTGGAGAAACGGAGGAAGCCAAACACATTTCCACGCAGGTGATGGTGTTTGCCTTTGTACTGGGTCTGTGCCTGGTTCCGGTGCTGGTGTTGGTGTCTTTTCCGGTTTCCGCGCACGTTACGCCGGAAATTTCACGGAATGTTTTTCTTTATATCGCACTTAATGCGGCAGTGCTGCCGTTTTCGTTTCTGGAGTCGATTTACAATGCAATCAAAAATTCCAGCGGCAAGCCGGAAGCAACATTGGTGCGAATGCTGATGATGCTCACCTTGAAAATCCTTTTCAACTGCATCTTCATTGTCTGGCTGCGGCTCGGCATTGTGGGCTGCGTGCTGGCGTCCCTGGGGGCCAATGTTATTGTCAGCGTTTGGATGTACTTTGAACTCTTTGTGCTGAAAAGTGAAGACAAGCTGGAACTGCATGGCTTTCACTTTGACCGCGGCATTTTGCGGCAGCTCATTCACATCGGCATTCCCTCCATGATTTCCAGCGTCATGCTGCAGATTGGCTTTTTCCTCATTAACAATGAGGTGCAGAAGTACGGCGCTGTGGTGCTCAATGGGCAGGGGATTGCAAACAATATCACGAATATCTGCTTTAACCTGCCCTCGGCGTTCGGCGCTGCGGTCACCACCATGGTTAGCATGAACATCGGCGCGGGGCAGGCAAAACACGCTCGCCGGTGTATGTGGGTCGGCTGTTTGTTCAGTATGATTACAGCCGTGCTGATTATTGCGATTGTGGTTCCGCTTTCACCGTATCTGACGGTGCTGTTTACACGCGAAAAAGAAGTGCTGTTTATCGCCAATCATGCCCTGCACATTTACACATATTCCGTGGTTGGGTTCGGCGTGTGCATGGTGGAGCAGGGCGCTTTCATCGGCCTGGGGCGCACCAAGGTGCCCATGGTCATCGGCTTCCTGCGCATCTGGGCGCTGCGCTATGTATTTATCCTGTGCACAGAGTCGGTTTTAAGCTTTTACTCTGTCTTTTGGGGCAATCTGTTTTCTAATTATGTGGCGGCAGTCATCAGCACCCTGCTGATTATGCACGTCGAGTGGAAAAGTATGCTGGATGACGGTTCGGCTCCCCCGAGGCGGCACCGTTCCCTTTTGCATTTGCCCAAACATTAA
- a CDS encoding DUF47 domain-containing protein, with product MARKKSPYYDGFVAMNSYCCKAAQTLQEVLNDFKPEVLSQKQEAMHTIEHEADNEKHKMMEQLAREFITPIEREDIIELAQAIDDVTDSIEDVLMRMYMYHMQEVRPEAKQFAQLIFKCCENLQQVLEEFHNFRKDTKIHALVVEVNSLEEEGDRLYVSTVHQLYGEDGEPSVKIGWVRTFDCLEECCDACEHVANLVESIIMKNT from the coding sequence GTGGCTAGAAAAAAGAGTCCTTATTATGATGGCTTTGTTGCAATGAACAGCTATTGCTGCAAGGCGGCGCAGACCCTGCAGGAAGTTCTGAATGACTTCAAGCCGGAGGTCCTTTCGCAGAAGCAGGAAGCGATGCATACGATTGAGCATGAGGCTGATAACGAAAAGCATAAGATGATGGAGCAGCTTGCGCGGGAGTTCATTACGCCGATTGAGCGGGAAGATATCATTGAGCTGGCGCAGGCTATCGACGATGTGACGGACAGCATTGAGGATGTGCTCATGCGGATGTATATGTACCATATGCAGGAGGTGCGCCCCGAAGCAAAGCAGTTTGCACAGCTGATTTTCAAGTGTTGCGAAAACCTGCAGCAGGTGCTTGAGGAATTCCACAATTTCCGCAAAGACACAAAAATTCACGCTCTGGTGGTGGAGGTTAACTCTCTGGAAGAAGAGGGCGACCGCCTGTATGTTTCCACGGTGCATCAGCTGTACGGGGAAGACGGCGAGCCTTCTGTGAAGATTGGCTGGGTGCGCACATTTGACTGCCTGGAAGAGTGCTGCGATGCCTGTGAGCATGTAGCGAATCTTGTGGAAAGCATCATTATGAAGAATACCTGA
- a CDS encoding inorganic phosphate transporter, which produces MVISFSDFVQQLVNSPPFLITVVLILAAIVVNGGTDAPNAIATCVSTRSISPKAAIFMAAGFNLLGIIIMTKLCPTVAETIYKMVDFGDNANNALIAVCSAMIAIVVWGAAAWALGIPTSQSHSLIAGLTGAAVAVHNGFSGINGGEWVKVLYGLVLSAGLGFGLGWLLTKLTAAVCRNMDRRHTAGFFRNAQVFGGALMAFMHGAQDGQKFISVFMLGLLLVNGKTAAAGGMMQIPLWVMVLCAVVMATGTAVAGSKIIKSVGMNMVKLERYQGFAANMAGAICLLISNLTGWPVSTTHTNTTAIMGVGASKRMSAVNWGVAKDMALTWILTFPGCGIIGFVVAKVCLLLF; this is translated from the coding sequence ATGGTGATCTCATTTTCCGACTTTGTGCAGCAGCTTGTGAACAGCCCGCCGTTTTTGATAACCGTGGTGCTCATTCTTGCCGCAATCGTTGTCAACGGCGGCACCGATGCGCCAAATGCGATTGCGACCTGCGTTTCAACCCGTTCCATTTCACCGAAAGCGGCTATTTTCATGGCCGCTGGTTTTAACTTGCTGGGCATTATCATAATGACGAAGCTTTGCCCGACCGTTGCAGAAACCATTTATAAAATGGTTGATTTTGGCGACAATGCGAACAATGCGTTAATTGCTGTCTGCTCCGCAATGATTGCCATTGTGGTTTGGGGCGCGGCGGCATGGGCGCTCGGCATTCCCACCAGCCAGAGTCATTCCCTGATTGCCGGGTTGACCGGTGCGGCGGTTGCCGTGCATAATGGCTTTTCTGGTATTAACGGTGGGGAGTGGGTCAAGGTTCTGTATGGTCTTGTGCTCTCCGCGGGTTTGGGCTTTGGTCTGGGGTGGTTGCTGACCAAATTAACAGCCGCTGTTTGTCGGAATATGGACCGCCGTCACACCGCCGGCTTTTTCCGCAACGCACAGGTTTTCGGCGGTGCGCTGATGGCATTTATGCATGGTGCGCAGGACGGACAGAAATTTATCAGTGTGTTCATGCTTGGTCTGCTGCTGGTGAATGGAAAAACCGCCGCTGCCGGTGGCATGATGCAGATTCCGCTTTGGGTCATGGTGCTGTGCGCCGTTGTTATGGCAACCGGTACGGCGGTAGCAGGGTCCAAAATCATCAAATCAGTCGGTATGAATATGGTGAAGTTGGAGCGCTATCAAGGCTTTGCCGCCAATATGGCAGGTGCCATCTGCCTGCTGATTTCTAACCTGACAGGATGGCCGGTCAGCACAACCCATACCAACACAACCGCCATCATGGGTGTTGGCGCTTCCAAGCGGATGTCTGCGGTGAACTGGGGCGTGGCAAAGGATATGGCGCTGACCTGGATTCTGACATTCCCTGGCTGCGGTATCATTGGCTTCGTTGTAGCAAAAGTCTGCCTCCTGCTCTTTTAA